In Sphaeramia orbicularis chromosome 14, fSphaOr1.1, whole genome shotgun sequence, the following are encoded in one genomic region:
- the LOC115433281 gene encoding LOW QUALITY PROTEIN: general transcription factor II-I repeat domain-containing protein 2-like (The sequence of the model RefSeq protein was modified relative to this genomic sequence to represent the inferred CDS: inserted 2 bases in 2 codons; substituted 2 bases at 2 genomic stop codons) has product MAKWKVDAENRGFQARWEAEYMFTEVKGKPVCLLCGESLAVMKEYNLRRHHETSKKHTDKDKNMDTEQRLQKVEELKXGLKSRQALFTKATSQSEAAVKASFIVAEEVAKSARPFTEGEFIKNCVLKVCDAVCPDKRQLFSNVSLSRNTVAERVNQLSTNLKEQLVGKGKDFIAYSLAVDESTDTSDIAQLSIFIRGVDSSLSITEEFLALRPMHGTTTGQDLYEEVSRCVNEMGLPWEKLVGRTTDGAPAMCGRRSGLVARMRERMREENVTDELTAYHCIIHQELLCGKALKMDHVMSTMMWAVNFIRAKGLNHRQFKTFLGELDTEYGDLXYHTEVRWLSQGKVLQRCFELREEICLFMESKGKDTTEFQDETFLCEMVFLCDITSHLNVMNLQLQGRRRVISDMYSTVKAFKTKLSLWETQMWKENLSHFXRCQTMKEKLSTAVFPSAXFADKLNILAADFRRRFADFEAQKSRFELLCNPFAVDVESAPPNLQMELTELQCNDTLKEKYDRVGAAKFARFIPDTMPQLRIQAAQTLSMLGSTYLCEQLFSLMKLNKTSHRSHLTDEHLHSILRISSAQSLTPNIDELVQKMRHHQVSGSASDK; this is encoded by the exons ATGGCTAAATGGAAGGTGGACGCTGAGAACAGGGGGTTTCAAGCCAGGTGGGAGGCAGAGTACATGTTCACGGAGGTAAAAGGCAAACCTGTGTGTCTTCTGTGTGGAGAAAGTTTGGCTGTAATGAAAGAATATAATCTAAGACGGCACCATGAAACTTCTAagaaacacacagacaaagacaAGAATATGGACACGGAACAAAGGCTACAGAAGGTGGAAGAATTAAAATGAGGTCTTAAGTCCCGGCAGGCTCTGTTCACAAAAGCCACATCACAAAGTGAGGCTGCTGTCAAGGCAAGTTTTATTGTGGCAGAAGAGGTCGCAAAATCAGCCCGGCCATTTACAGAGGGAGAGTTTATTAAAAACTGTGTGCTTAAAGTTTGTGACGCAGTGTGCCCAGACAAAAGGCAACTATTTTCAAACGTGAGCCTGAGCAGGAACACTGTTGCTGAACGTGTAAACCAGCTTTCCACCAATCTAAAAGAACAGCTTGTGGGAAAGGGAAAAGATTTCATCGCATATTCCCTTGCTGTGGATGAGAGCACCGACACATCTGACATTGCCCAGCTGTCAATTTTCATCCGGGGAGTGGACTCCAGCCTGAGCATAACAGAAGAGTTTTTGGCATTACGTCCTATGCATGGCACAACTACAGGACAAGATCTGTATGAAGAGGTATCCAGATGTGTAAATGAGATGGGGCTGCCTTGGGAAAAACTCGTGGGACGGACAACAGACGGAGCACCTGCGATGTGTGGGCGCAGGAGTGGATTGGTGGCAAGGATGCGTGAGAGGATGCGGGAGGAAAACGTCACAGATGAGCTGACAGCTTATCACTGCATAATACACCAGGAGTTGTTGTGTGGCAAAGCCTTGAAAATGGACCATGTAATGAGCACCATGATGTGGGCAGTTAACTTCATTAGAGCCAAAGGTTTAAATCACCGCCAGTTCAAGACATTTCTGGGTGAGTTAGATACAGAGTATGGTGACT CCTATCACACAGAGGTGCGATGGCTAAGCCAGGGAAAGGTGCTGCAAAGATGTTTCGAGTTGCGTGAGGAGATCTGTCTGTTCATGGAAAGCAAAGGGAAAGACACGACAGAGTTCCAAGATGAAACGTTTCTGTGTGAAATGGTGTTTTTGTGCGACATCACGAGCCATCTGAATGTGATGAACCTGCAGCTGCAGGGACGGAGGCGTGTCATCTCTGATATGTACAGTACAGTGAAGGCGTTTAAAACCAAGCTGAGTCTGTGGGAGACGCAGATGTGGAAAGAAAACTTGAGCCACT ACAGGTGCCAGACCATGAAAGAGAAGCTCTCTACTGCTGTGTTCCCAAGTGCATAGTTTGCTGATAAACTCAACATACTTGCCGCCGACTTCCGACGCCGATTTGCTGACTTTGAAGCCCAAAAAAGCAGGTTTGAACTGCTCTGCAATCCTTTCGCAGTTGACGTGGAAAGCGCACCACCAAACCTACAAATGGAGTTGACTGAGCTTCAGTGCAATGACACACTGAAGGAAAAATATGACAGAGTGGGTGCTGCTAAGTTTGCACGTTTCATCCCCGACACAATGCCCCAGCTGCGCATCCAAGCTGCTCAGACGCTCTCTATGCTTGGCAGCACATACCTGTGTGAACAACTGTTCTCTTTAATGAAGCTAAACAAAACATCACACAGGAGCCATCTTACTGATGAACACCTTCACTCAATCCTGAGGATTTCCTCAGCTCAGAGCCTGACCCCGAACATTGATGAACTTGTACAAAAGATGAGACACCACCAGGTATCAGGCTCAGCCTCAGACAAGTGA